Proteins encoded by one window of Mustelus asterias chromosome 9, sMusAst1.hap1.1, whole genome shotgun sequence:
- the fbxo7 gene encoding F-box only protein 7, which produces MKLRVRVQRQRGWVELEQNEPTLTDLRNKITTSLLPSLGYSSDIKFNISLNGKDVLTDDEQTIKSMGIVSGDLICLMLPDCFSASGSLSDLSVKEEPSCSNTAENGGNRLESGHEIDSDAYQQSEANVQDSSSDEMSMVFDETTARHPYEPMLCSEAVDGMVPHSLEILYRSAECANPKDALIVVLHLLMLEAGYIPQGIRLKGSQMPEKWKNEGLYRLQYSHFLCEDGSATLSCIPMGNLVVVNATLKINENVKSVKKVQLSPASYVYFDKLGGNAANVYKDLQKLSCMFKDQLVYPLLANARQALNLPDVFGLVVLPLELKLRIFRQLDVSSILSLSAVCRDLYTATNDQLLWRFLYLRDFRDSRASSHDWKKLYKEKYVSRRKTLHRIPLFLPPALPVFPGQPGPFNPFPFEPRHFYPPGIIGGEYDEHPQLPYRGDPVNRFLPGSGPLPGTLPPFRPPFDPTNSLPGQSTEMPGFHAIRFPGRSTGGRSANIRRGII; this is translated from the exons ATGAAACTGCGTGTGCGAGTTCAAAGACAGAGGGGCTGggtggagttggagcagaatgaGCCCACGCTCACTGACCTCCGTAATAAGATTACTACCTCTCTTCTGCCATCCTTAGGATACAG TTCTGATATTAAATTCAACATCAGTTTAAATGGGAAAGATGTTCTAACCGATGATGAGCAAACCATAAAGTCCATGGGAATAGTCTCTGGGGATTTGATCTGCTTAATGCTGCCAGATTGCTTTTCTGCCTCTGGATCATTGTCAGACTTGAGCGTTAAGGAGGAACCATCATGCTCAAACACTGCTGAGAATGGTGGGAATAGACTAGAGTCTGGTCACGAGATTGACTCTGATGCATATCAGCAGTCTGAAGCAAATGTCCAAGATTCTTCATCTGACGAGATGTCCATGGTATTTGACGAAACCACAGCGAGACATCCTTATGAGCCAATGCTGtgcagtgaagcagttgatggAATGGTGCCACATTCATTGGAAATATTGTATCGCTCTGCTGAGTGCGCCAACCCGAAGGATGCTCTGATTGTAGTGCTTCACCTCCTTATGCTGGAGGCAGGATACATTCCACAG GGCATCCGTCTGAAGGGTTCCCAAATGCCTGAGAAATGGAAGAACGAAGGTCTCTATAGACTACAATACAGTCATTTTCTGTGTGAAGATGGGTCTGCTACTCTGTCTTGCATCCCAATGGGAAATCTGGTTGTCGTCAATG CCACACTGAAGATAAATGAGAACGTCAAAAGTGTAAAGAAAGTACAATTGTCTCCTGCATCCTATGTTTATTTCGACAAACTGG GTGGGAATGCTGCAAATGTGTATAAAGATCTACAAAAACTCTCCTGTATGTTCAAAGATCAGCTTGTGTATCCTCTGCTTGCCAATGCCAGACAAG CTTTAAACCTCCCAGATGTGTTTGGTCTTGTGGTTCTCCCTCTGGAACTCAAATTGCGAATTTTCAGACAGCTCGATGTATCCTCTATTTTATCTCTCTCGGCAGTGTGCCGGGATCTTTATACAGCTACTAATGACCAACTACTTTGGAGATTTCTGTACTTGAGGGACTTCAGAG attcGCGAGCCAGCAGCCATGACTGGAAGAAA ctCTACAAAGAAAAATATGTGTCGAGGAGAAAGACTCTGCACAGAATTCCTCTCTTTTTGCCACCTGCTTTGCCCGTATTTCCAGGTCAGCCTGGCCCCTTCAATCCCTTCCCATTTGAACCTCGCCATTTTTATCCACCTGGAATTATTGGAGGAGAATATGATGAGCATCCTCAGCTGCCTTACAGAGGAGATCCTGTTAATCGCTTTTTACCCGGATCAGGACCGTTGCCAGGGACATTGCCTCCATTCAGGCCTCCGTTTGACCCAACTAATTCTTTGCCAGGTCAGTCAACTGAAATGCCTGGATTTCATGCCATCAGATTTCCGGGGAGGTCCACTGGAGGCAGATCAGCAAACATTAGGCGTGGCATCATTTAA